The following proteins are co-located in the Anomalospiza imberbis isolate Cuckoo-Finch-1a 21T00152 chromosome 1, ASM3175350v1, whole genome shotgun sequence genome:
- the PLEKHF2 gene encoding pleckstrin homology domain-containing family F member 2, which produces MVDRLANSEANTRRISIVENCFGAAGQPLTIPGRVLIGEGVLTKLCRKKPKARQFFLFNDILVYGNIVIQKKKYNKQHIIPLENVTIDSIQDEGDLRNGWLIKTPTKSFAVYAATATEKSEWMNHINKCVSDLLSKSGKTPSNEHAAVWVPDSEAAVCMRCQKAKFTPVNRRHHCRKCGFVVCGPCSEKRFLLPSQSSKPVRICDFCYDLLSTGEMTACQSTRSDSYSQSPKSSLNDVSDDDDDEDSSD; this is translated from the coding sequence ATGGTGGATCGCTTGGCAAACAGCGAGGCAAATACTAGAAGAATAAGTATAGTAGAAAACTGCTTTGGAGCAGCTGGTCAACCCCTCACTATTCCTGGCCGTGTTCTGATTGGAGAGGGAGTCCTAACAAAACTGTGTAGGAAGAAGCCCAAAGCAAGGCAGTTCTTCCTGTTCAATGACATTCTTGTTTATGGTAACATTGTCATCCAGAAGAAGAAGTACAACAAACAGCACATAATCCCACTGGAAAACGTCACTATTGATTCCATCCAGGATGAGGGAGACTTACGGAATGGGTGGCTTATCAAGACACCAACAAAGTCTTTTGCGGTTTATGCTGCCACTGCTACAGAGAAGTCGGAGTGGATGAACCACATAAATAAGTGTGTTTCTGATTTGCTTTCCAAAAGTGGGAAGACCCCTAGCAATGAACATGCAGCTGTGTGGGTACCGGACTCGGAAGCCGCCGTGTGCATGCGCTGTCAGAAAGCCAAGTTTACGCCCGTCAACCGTCGTCACCACTGCCGCAAGTGCGGCTTTGTCGTGTGCGGGCCTTGCTCGGAAAAGAGGTTCCTGCTCCCAAGCCAGTCTTCCAAGCCAGTGAGAATCTGCGACTTCTGCTATGATCTTCTTTCTACGGGGGAGATGACTGCTTGTCAGTCCACTAGGTCAGACTCCTACAGCCAGTCACCTAAGTCATCTTTAAATGATGTatctgatgatgatgatgatgaagacaGTAGCGATTAA